One part of the Ziziphus jujuba cultivar Dongzao chromosome 2, ASM3175591v1 genome encodes these proteins:
- the LOC107418110 gene encoding 4-hydroxy-7-methoxy-3-oxo-3,4-dihydro-2H-1,4-benzoxazin-2-yl glucoside beta-D-glucosidase 2, chloroplastic-like, which yields MDSTVIVNVTTAGYKLGLEVPNAEVYEELQIKSSDFPEDFVFGAATSAAQIEGSPNKDGKGQSDWEYQAINFPDSIANSSKFLQGIDSYKRYKGDVKLVKKLGVDSYRLSLAWTRILPSNNS from the exons ATGG ACTCTACAG TAATAGTGAATGTCACAACAGCAGGTTATAAGCTTGGATTGGAAGTTCCAAATGCTGAAGTTTATGAAGaattacaaataaaatcatCTGATTTTCCAgaggattttgtttttggtgctgCTACTTCTGCAGCacag ATTGAAGGCTCACCAAATAAAGATGGGAAAGGACAAAGTGATTGGGAATACCAAGCTATAAATTTCCCAG ATAGCATTGCGAATAGTAGCAAATTCCTTCAAGGAATTGACTCCTATAAAAGATACAAG GGAGATGTGAAGCTTGTGAAAAAACTTGGAGTTGATTCTTATAGATTATCTCTTGCTTGGACTAGAATTCTTCCAAGTAATAATAGCTAA